From the genome of Populus trichocarpa isolate Nisqually-1 chromosome 15, P.trichocarpa_v4.1, whole genome shotgun sequence, one region includes:
- the LOC18105609 gene encoding NAC domain-containing protein 54 isoform X2, whose protein sequence is MSPVGLPPGFRFHPTDEELVNYYLKRKINGQEIELDIIPEVDLYKCEPWELAEKSFFPSRDPEWYFFGPRDRKYPNGFRTNRATRAGYWKSTGKDRRVNCQNRAIGMKKTLVYYRGRAPQGIRTDWVMHEYRLDDKECEDTSGIQDSYALCRVFKKNGICSEIEEQGQCTSTSLSLMESSPQGVINEYETMSPDVPIASSSCVEEEDKDDSWMQFITDEPWCSSNNAMVGGEEISHSTFTD, encoded by the exons ATGTCACCGGTCGGACTGCCTCCTGGCTTTCGATTCCATCCAACCGACGAAGAACTTGTCAATTACTATCTCAAGCGTAAGATTAACGGCCAAGAGATTGAATTAGACATCATTCCTGAGGTTGATCTCTACAAATGTGAGCCCTGGGAATTAGCAG AAAAATCATTCTTTCCAAGTAGAGACCCGGAGTGGTACTTCTTCGGACCCCGGGACAGGAAATACCCTAATGGGTTCAGGACTAATAGAGCAACTAGAGCTGGATACTGGAAGTCGACCGGAAAAGACAGAAGAGTGAACTGCCAGAATAGAGCCATTGGAATGAAGAAGACGTTAGTTTACTACCGAGGCCGAGCTCCTCAAGGGATTCGGACCGATTGGGTAATGCACGAGTATCGGCTCGACGACAAGGAGTGTGAAGACACCTCTGGAATTCAG GATTCTTATGCATTGTGTCGTGTGTTCAAGAAAAACGGaatatgttctgaaattgaagAGCAAGGCCAATGCACAAGCACTAGTCTATCATTAATGGAGAGCTCACCACAAGGTGTGATAAATGAGTATGAAACAATGTCGCCAGATGTTCCCATTGCATCATCATCTTGCGTGGAAGAGGAAGACAAAGATGATTCATGGATGCAGTTCATTACAGACGAGCCATGGTGTTCTTCTAACAACGCCATGGTTGGTGGGGAAGAAATCTCTCATTCGACCTTCACTGACTAA
- the LOC18105612 gene encoding nascent polypeptide-associated complex subunit beta, which translates to MDREKLMKMASAVRTGGKGSVRRKKKAIHKTTTTDDKRLQSTLKRIGVNAIPAIEEVNIFKDDMVIQFLNPKVQASIAANTWVVSGAPQTKKLQDILPQVLSHLGPDNLDNLKKLAEQIQKQSTGAGATAADAAAQDDDDDVPDLVPGETFEAAAEEGKAAAS; encoded by the exons ATGGATCGGGAGAAGCTTATGAAGATGGCCAGTGCAGTTCGCACTGGTGGAAAGGGTAGTGTGAGAAG gaagaagaaggctATCCACAAGACTACTACTACAGATGATAAAAGGCTTCAGAGCACCCTGAAGAGAATTGGAGTGAATGCTATACCTGCAATCGAGGAAGTCAACATATTCAAGGATGACATGGTTATCCAGTTTCTAAATCCCAAAG TGCAAGCATCCATCGCTGCCAACACGTGGGTTGTTAGTGGTGCTCCACAAACTAAGA aattgcaAGATATTCTTCCTCAGGTTCTCAGTCATTTAG GTCCTGATAACTTGGACAACCTGAAGAAATTGGCGGAGCAGATCCAGAAGCAGTCTACTGGTGCAGGTGCTACTGCAGCAGATGCTGCAGCacaggatgatgatgatgatgtcccGGATCTTGTGCCTGGGGAGACCTTTGAAGCTGCAGCAGAGGAGGGTAAAGCTGCTGCTTCTTAG
- the LOC18105613 gene encoding uncharacterized protein LOC18105613 isoform X1: MMMMAVVLEGTHGFLPNSNQYILWFPPPPTTTTNQKPLSTPPRISKRHRTRLTKAAAAETQEIRVCTNRTCRKQGSFQTLEVVTDLAPPDITVKSSGCLGRCGSGPNVALLPQGIIVNHCGTAAKAAQFMATAANVSDGNISKSLEALALRKTAQAESDLANFSKAEELLSLAIDLQPFGGIHIMYKYRSLARLAMRNYSGALEDAREALRLAPRYLEAYMCEGDVFMAMEEYDAAEKSYLTCLQIDPSIRRSKSFKTRVEKLNKKLTAANMPLNQHE, translated from the exons atgatgatgatggcggtgGTTCTAGAAGGAACCCATGGCTTCTTACCCAATTCTAACCAATACATTCTCTGgtttccaccaccaccaacaacaacaaccaatcAAAAACCTCTCTCAACACCGCCAAGAATATCAAAACGACACCGTACTCGTCTCAccaaagcagcagcagcagaaacGCAAGAAATCCGAGTCTGTACGAACCGCACATGCCGTAAACAAGGCTCATTTCAAACTCTAGAAGTCGTCACCGATTTAGCCCCTCCGGATATAACCGTCAAGTCCAGTGGCTGCTTAGGCCGTTGTGGCTCTGGTCCAAACGTCGCCCTTTTGCCTCAAGGAATAATAGTGAATCATTGCGGTACCGCTGCTAAAGCTGCACAGTTCATGGCTACCGCTGCTAATGTTAGCGATGGAAATATAAGTAAGAGTTTGGAAGCCCTTGCTTTGAGAAAAACAGCTCAGGCTGAATCCGATCTTGCAAATTTCTCCAAGGCCGAGGAATTACTCTCACtg GCTATCGATCTTCAACCATTTGGTGGTATCCACATCATGTATAAATACAG GTCGCTTGCAAGATTGGCAATGAGAAACTATTCGGGTGCTCTTGAAGATGCAAGAGAAGCTTTAAGATTAGCTCCTCGATATCTTGAG GCTTACATGTGCGAAGGTGATGTTTTCATGGCCATGGAAGAATATGATGCAGCGGAGAAGTCATATTTGACTTGTTTACAGATAGACCCATCTATTCGTCGTTCTAAATCTTTCAAG ACTCGGGTGGAAAAGCTTAACAAGAAGCTAACTGCTGCAAATATGCCTCTCAATCAGCATGAATGA
- the LOC18105611 gene encoding uncharacterized protein LOC18105611 isoform X1, producing MQGRSWQDGGMMLMYHLMVLNHTYQPMIDVIASMGPGFKGPSYHDLRGPLLKDLVHDVHEYLFEIKADWKLYGCSIMTDGWSNRRNVPIVNFLAYSPRGTIFLKSFDTSGLRKDKETLLEMFDEVVKEVGQENIVQFVSDNEAAFKAAGKALQQRYGTFFWFSCAAHCIDLMLENISDPRYFQMIDETIKKARNITKFIYNHAWVLALMRKDFTNENDLCRPGITRFATHFLSIQCLLKFKKELRQMFTCMKWIESSHGKSKVGKEITAIILQDKDFWPRCEHIVKVSEPLVQVLRLADSEEKPSMGYLYEAMDKAKEAIKTRLKNRVSQYGPYIRVIDARWDKQLHSPLHAAGCFLNPGIYFRPSFSKQKEVTRGLLSTITRLVPDCDTQDVISGQLKEYKKATGDFGMPLAIRQREKLNPVAWWEQFGNDTQELQKFAIRILSQCCSATGCERNWSIFEFIHSKRRNRLEHKRLSDLVFVRYNLRIQQRNLSKTRDALDLISLDNIDLLNEWICEEPNLLNGDDISWETIEAPLPTLTLEDEETCFDEENELGGNDQLLKCLVDDFPYIPPQDQDPYFYVNDGDDV from the exons ATGCAAGGAAGGTCATGGCAAGATGGTGGTATGATGTTAATGTACCATTTAATGGTGCTAAATCATACTTATCAACCAATGATAGACGTCATAGCATCAATGGGACCTGGTTTTAAAGGACCATCATATCATGATTTAAGGGGACCACTTTTGAAAGATTTAGTTCATGATGTCCATGAATACCTCTTTGAAATCAAGGCTGATTGGAAACTTTATGGATGCTCCATTATGACAGATGGGTGGTCAAATAGAAGGAATGTACCAATTGTGAATTTTCTTGCTTATTCTCCAAGAGGTACCATATTCTTGAAGTCATTTGACACTTCGGGTCTTCGAAAAGATAAAGAGACATTGCTTGAAATGTTTGATGAAGTTGTCAAAGAAGTGGGGCAAGAAAATATTGTCCAATTTGTTAGTGATAATGAGGCTGCATTCAAGGCTGCTGGGAAGGCTTTACAACAAAGGTATGGCactttcttttggttttcttgTGCTGCCCATTGCATTGATTTGATGTTAGAAAATATTTCTGATCCAAGATATTTTCAGATGATTGATGAAACCATTAAGAAGGCAAGAAACATaaccaaatttatatataatcatgcatGGGTTTTAGCTTTGATGAGGAAAGACTTTACTAATGAAAATGATCTATGTCGTCCTGGCATTACAAGGTTTGCTACCCATTTTTTAAGCATCCAATGTTTACTTAAGTTTAAGAAAGAACTTCGACAAATGTTTACTTGCATGAAATGGATAGAATCAAGTCATGGTAAAAGTAAAGTTGGAAAGGAAATAACTGCCATAATTTTACAAGATAAAGACTTTTGGCCTCGATGTGAACATATAGTCAAAGTTAGTGAGCCTTTAGTACAAGTTCTTCGGTTAGCAGATAGTGAAGAAAAACCATCAATGGGTTATTTATATGAGGCAATGGATAAAGCAAAAGAAGCCATTAAGACAAGGTTGAAAAATAGAGTATCTCAATATGGACCATATATTCGGGTAATTGATGCTAGATGGGATAAGCAACTTCATAGTCCATTACATGCAGCAGGTTGTTTTCTTAATCCTGGAATCTATTTTAGGCcttctttttcaaaacaaaaggaggtTACTCGAGGTTTGCTTAGCACAATTACTAGATTGGTCCCTGATTGTGACACTCAAGATGTAATTAGTGGCCAACTTAAGGAGTATAAGAAAGCAACTGGTGATTTTGGCATGCCTCTAGCTATTCGTCAAAGAGAAAAGTTAAATCCAG TTGCATGGTGGGAGCAATTTGGCAATGATACTCAAGAACTTCAAAAGTTTGCAATTCGAATTCTTAGTCAATGTTGTAGTGCAACTGGGTGTGAAAGAAATTGGAGTATATTTGAATTCATTCATTCTAAAAGGCGCAATAGGCTAGAGCACAAGAGATTGAGTGATCTAGTATTTGTTCGTTATAATTTAAGGATTCAACAGAg gaatttgagcaaaacaagggatgctttagatctCATTAGCCTCGATAACATTGATCTATTGAATGAATGGATTTGTGAAGAACCTAACCTTCTTAATGGAGATGATATAAGTTGGGAGACTATAGAAGCACCTTTGCCTACTTTGACTTTAGAGGATGAAGAGACATGTTTTGATGAAGAGAATGAGCTTGGTGGAAATGATCAACTATTGAAATGTCTAGTTGATGACTTTCCCTACATACCACCACAAGATCAAGATCCTTATTTCTATGTTAATGATGGAGATgatgtttga
- the LOC18105609 gene encoding NAC domain-containing protein 54 isoform X1: protein MSPVGLPPGFRFHPTDEELVNYYLKRKINGQEIELDIIPEVDLYKCEPWELAEKSFFPSRDPEWYFFGPRDRKYPNGFRTNRATRAGYWKSTGKDRRVNCQNRAIGMKKTLVYYRGRAPQGIRTDWVMHEYRLDDKECEDTSGIQVDSYALCRVFKKNGICSEIEEQGQCTSTSLSLMESSPQGVINEYETMSPDVPIASSSCVEEEDKDDSWMQFITDEPWCSSNNAMVGGEEISHSTFTD, encoded by the exons ATGTCACCGGTCGGACTGCCTCCTGGCTTTCGATTCCATCCAACCGACGAAGAACTTGTCAATTACTATCTCAAGCGTAAGATTAACGGCCAAGAGATTGAATTAGACATCATTCCTGAGGTTGATCTCTACAAATGTGAGCCCTGGGAATTAGCAG AAAAATCATTCTTTCCAAGTAGAGACCCGGAGTGGTACTTCTTCGGACCCCGGGACAGGAAATACCCTAATGGGTTCAGGACTAATAGAGCAACTAGAGCTGGATACTGGAAGTCGACCGGAAAAGACAGAAGAGTGAACTGCCAGAATAGAGCCATTGGAATGAAGAAGACGTTAGTTTACTACCGAGGCCGAGCTCCTCAAGGGATTCGGACCGATTGGGTAATGCACGAGTATCGGCTCGACGACAAGGAGTGTGAAGACACCTCTGGAATTCAGGTA GATTCTTATGCATTGTGTCGTGTGTTCAAGAAAAACGGaatatgttctgaaattgaagAGCAAGGCCAATGCACAAGCACTAGTCTATCATTAATGGAGAGCTCACCACAAGGTGTGATAAATGAGTATGAAACAATGTCGCCAGATGTTCCCATTGCATCATCATCTTGCGTGGAAGAGGAAGACAAAGATGATTCATGGATGCAGTTCATTACAGACGAGCCATGGTGTTCTTCTAACAACGCCATGGTTGGTGGGGAAGAAATCTCTCATTCGACCTTCACTGACTAA
- the LOC18105613 gene encoding uncharacterized protein LOC18105613 isoform X2: MMMMAVVLEGTHGFLPNSNQYILWFPPPPTTTTNQKPLSTPPRISKRHRTRLTKAAAAETQEIRVCTNRTCRKQGSFQTLEVVTDLAPPDITVKSSGCLGRCGSGPNVALLPQGIIVNHCGTAAKAAQFMATAANVSDGNISKSLEALALRKTAQAESDLANFSKAEELLSLAIDLQPFGGIHIMYKYRSLARLAMRNYSGALEDAREALRLAPRYLEAYMCEGDVFMAMEEYDAAEKSYLTCLQIDPSIRRSKSFKKSRKE; encoded by the exons atgatgatgatggcggtgGTTCTAGAAGGAACCCATGGCTTCTTACCCAATTCTAACCAATACATTCTCTGgtttccaccaccaccaacaacaacaaccaatcAAAAACCTCTCTCAACACCGCCAAGAATATCAAAACGACACCGTACTCGTCTCAccaaagcagcagcagcagaaacGCAAGAAATCCGAGTCTGTACGAACCGCACATGCCGTAAACAAGGCTCATTTCAAACTCTAGAAGTCGTCACCGATTTAGCCCCTCCGGATATAACCGTCAAGTCCAGTGGCTGCTTAGGCCGTTGTGGCTCTGGTCCAAACGTCGCCCTTTTGCCTCAAGGAATAATAGTGAATCATTGCGGTACCGCTGCTAAAGCTGCACAGTTCATGGCTACCGCTGCTAATGTTAGCGATGGAAATATAAGTAAGAGTTTGGAAGCCCTTGCTTTGAGAAAAACAGCTCAGGCTGAATCCGATCTTGCAAATTTCTCCAAGGCCGAGGAATTACTCTCACtg GCTATCGATCTTCAACCATTTGGTGGTATCCACATCATGTATAAATACAG GTCGCTTGCAAGATTGGCAATGAGAAACTATTCGGGTGCTCTTGAAGATGCAAGAGAAGCTTTAAGATTAGCTCCTCGATATCTTGAG GCTTACATGTGCGAAGGTGATGTTTTCATGGCCATGGAAGAATATGATGCAGCGGAGAAGTCATATTTGACTTGTTTACAGATAGACCCATCTATTCGTCGTTCTAAATCTTTCAAG
- the LOC18105613 gene encoding uncharacterized protein LOC18105613 isoform X3, whose amino-acid sequence MMMMAVVLEGTHGFLPNSNQYILWFPPPPTTTTNQKPLSTPPRISKRHRTRLTKAAAAETQEIRVCTNRTCRKQGSFQTLEVVTDLAPPDITVKSSGCLGRCGSGPNVALLPQGIIVNHCGTAAKAAQFMATAANVSDGNISKSLEALALRKTAQAESDLANFSKAEELLSLAIDLQPFGGIHIMYKYRSLARLAMRNYSGALEDAREALRLAPRYLEVMFSWPWKNMMQRRSHI is encoded by the exons atgatgatgatggcggtgGTTCTAGAAGGAACCCATGGCTTCTTACCCAATTCTAACCAATACATTCTCTGgtttccaccaccaccaacaacaacaaccaatcAAAAACCTCTCTCAACACCGCCAAGAATATCAAAACGACACCGTACTCGTCTCAccaaagcagcagcagcagaaacGCAAGAAATCCGAGTCTGTACGAACCGCACATGCCGTAAACAAGGCTCATTTCAAACTCTAGAAGTCGTCACCGATTTAGCCCCTCCGGATATAACCGTCAAGTCCAGTGGCTGCTTAGGCCGTTGTGGCTCTGGTCCAAACGTCGCCCTTTTGCCTCAAGGAATAATAGTGAATCATTGCGGTACCGCTGCTAAAGCTGCACAGTTCATGGCTACCGCTGCTAATGTTAGCGATGGAAATATAAGTAAGAGTTTGGAAGCCCTTGCTTTGAGAAAAACAGCTCAGGCTGAATCCGATCTTGCAAATTTCTCCAAGGCCGAGGAATTACTCTCACtg GCTATCGATCTTCAACCATTTGGTGGTATCCACATCATGTATAAATACAG GTCGCTTGCAAGATTGGCAATGAGAAACTATTCGGGTGCTCTTGAAGATGCAAGAGAAGCTTTAAGATTAGCTCCTCGATATCTTGAG GTGATGTTTTCATGGCCATGGAAGAATATGATGCAGCGGAGAAGTCATATTTGA
- the LOC18105611 gene encoding kinase-interacting family protein-like isoform X2 has translation MGDISLLQNTSGGLLTDGADERVKMLLKYFKSEEDMGCGDSFAERAEWYYQKRPQLLASLQDLYNGYTILLDRCNRMEKGKRLSKHLSSPMSITSDDDQDQEDSRGSSSCQFLDWDAESSLSYQQPPTPFQDGSNTILGIDEIVADLVMKNVGNDILADQLSDMEKQQLGQESIWRKVELLKKLLEVLESERIVLLNENVRLGYKMQALLEENKGLSSEAMFMKRKAGELASCVLKMREDHRVCMLTRKIEDLQGQIYGLEMRNKEYYQQLLKKEEHQEDKISSSKDGGVAFVGCCFQLEKLKLKKKNEAYVGNGGWSKWWSKVKNMDMFLCGFQCSP, from the coding sequence ATGGGTGACATCTCTTTACTTCAAAACACCTCAGGTGGGTTACTTACTGATGGAGCTGATGAGAGAGTGAAAATGTTGCTTAAGTACTTCAAATCAGAAGAAGACATGGGATGTGGTGATAGTTTTGCTGAGAGAGCTGAATGGTACTACCAGAAACGCCCTCAACTTCTTGCTTCGCTTCAAGACTTGTACAATGGGTACACAATCTTGCTGGACAGATGCAATAGAATGGAGAAGGGCAAGAGACTTAGCAAACATCTCTCTTCTCCAATGTCAATCACCTCTGATGATGATCAAGATCAAGAAGACAGTCGTGGATCTAGCAGCTGCCAGTTTCTTGATTGGGATGCTGAGAGCTCACTGTCTTACCAACAACCACCGACCCCTTTTCAAGATGGAAGTAATACCATTCTTGGCATTGATGAGATTGTAGCGGATCTGGTAATGAAGAATGTAGGGAATGACATATTAGCAGACCAGCTTAGTGACATGGAGAAGCAGCAGCTAGGTCAAGAATCAATATGGAGGAAAGTAGAGTTGTTAAAGAAACTTCTTGAGGTGTTAGAGTCAGAGAGGATAGTGTTACTGAATGAGAATGTTAGATTGGGGTACAAAATGCAAgctttattggaagaaaacaaagggTTGTCATCTGAGGCTATGTTCATGAAGAGGAAAGCTGGTGAGCTTGCTAGTTGTGTGTTAAAGATGAGGGAGGATCACAGGGTTTGTATGCTAACTAGGAAAATTGAGGATCTTCAAGGGCAGATATATGGGTTGGAGATGAGAAACAAGGAGTACTATCAACAGTTGTTGAAGAAAGAGGAGCATCAGGAAGATAAAATTAGCAGCAGCAAAGATGGTGGGGTGGCTTTTGTGGGTTGTTGCTTCCAACTGGAGAAGctgaagttgaagaaaaagaatgaaGCATATGTTGGGAATGGTGGATGGTCAAAATGGTGGAGCAAGGTCAAGAACATGGACATGTTTTTGTGTGGCTTTCAGTGTTCCCCTTGA
- the LOC18105608 gene encoding uncharacterized protein LOC18105608 → MASLSVANNNSIKKSAAVLYHYPCPDGAFAALAAHLYFKATSLPAIFFPNTVYSPIKPDQLPLHQFSHVYLLDFVGPSGFVQQLSSKVPRVVILDHHKTAMEALGGRSFEGENVSKVIDMERSGATIAFDYFKHKLLESGKNNYDEIIAEFDRVRRVFEYIEDGDLWRWRLENSKAFSSGLKDLNLEFNAQLNPSLFDQLLSLNLESVISQGIVSLSVKQKLIDDTLDQSYEIALGGGAFGRCLAVNADSVSELRSELGHQLATKSRNLKLRGIGAIVYRVPELENDEILKISLRSVDSEDTTPISEEFGGGGHRNASSFMISSADFEQWKVGKSASF, encoded by the exons ATGGCTTCTCTAAGTGTAGCCaacaataattcaattaaaaaatcagcGGCGGTACTATACCACTATCCATGCCCAGATGGTGCTTTTGCTGCATTAGCAGCTCACCTTTACTTCAAAGCCACTTCTCTTCCCGCTATTTTCTTTCCAAACACTGTCTACAGCCCCATCAAGCCAGACCAACTTCCTCTCCATCAATTCAGTCATGTCTACCTTCTTGATTTCGTGGGGCCTTCTGGTTTTGTCCAACAACTCTCCTCCAAAGTTCCCAG GGTGGTTATATTGGATCATCACAAAACAGCAATGGAGGCGTTAGGTGGTAGAAGTTTTGAGGGAGAGAATGTGAGTAAAGTTATAGATATGGAAAGGAGTGGGGCTACTATTGCTTTTGATTATTTCAAGCATAAGCTTTTAGAGAGTGGTAAGAACAATTATGATGAGATAATCGCTGAATTTGATCGTGTTAGACGGGTATTTGAGTATATAGAAGATGGGGATCTTTGGAGATGGAGACTTGAAAATAGCAAAGCTTTTAGTAGTGGTTTGAAAGATTTGAACCTTGAATTCAATGCCCAATTGAACCCCTCCTTGTTCGACCAG TTGCTGTCATTGAATCTGGAGTCTGTCATCAGTCAAGGCATAGTGAGTTTATCAGTCAAGCAAAAGTTAATAGATGACACCCTTGATCAGTCATATGAAATTGCACTTGGAGGTGGAGCCTTTGGACGTTGCCTG GCTGTTAATGCCGATTCAGTTTCAGAGTTAAGGAGTGAATTAGGACACCAGTTAGCTACTAAGAGTCGTAATCTGAAGTTGAG GGGAATTGGAGCCATTGTATATAGAGTACCAGAGCTTGAAAATGATGAGATTCTGAAAATCAGCCTTAGGAGTGTCGATAGCGAAGACACAACACCCATCTCAGAG GAATTTGGTGGTGGTGGGCATCGAAATGCCAGTTCCTTCATGATAAGTTCTGCAGATTTTGAACAATGGAAGGTTGGCAAAAGTGCTTCATTTTAG